A single window of Periophthalmus magnuspinnatus isolate fPerMag1 chromosome 22, fPerMag1.2.pri, whole genome shotgun sequence DNA harbors:
- the LOC117390174 gene encoding afadin-like, with the protein MPEENVKGEELFKVIQEWNNNNLDLFEISPPDQNMEFHGVMRFYLEDASGENVATKCLRVSSVWTTEKLLLLLSQKISPDVTRLSDALCLWEVQAGKERKLEPEERPLVVQLNWNKSNRDGRFVLKTDEDREERNAAETNVIQNLRKSFKKHNSKLQNRPSIFAHRSETQRQHPTLEPHPGVPPWSPTLEPGLGLRLECERLVAGPLPTGPGWAQPERKDVGLLWAHPPVGSSPAKGLIGGSCEEDWAAVEDGLKESYQALLARGTPEAADRYHQAKRAAAHAVTEAKAWGWEEFEEAMEKDLEDSFLSAVINHINSSTLHFKLSPAFVLYAAARSLLCPHTGSGARGQRSRVTALTDKMVDHMRRVIQRSPTSGWTLCFWMSNLCELLHFLKRDSELQPITEQSQTGMSRLLHHTFRSLVEFLQKQLVELLPMFLLEPQTHGALPKGIESIVTTLMTSMSLFRRCKLHAALSIQLFSHLFHFISLWLFRRLLAPRPEPAALRSHQWGATLRHRLAPIEAWAERQGLELAADCYLGLIIQATVLLTSDPCVEVRPVHIQALLQEYNYRPHERDSDWVAGLVSVDRLDVPLEESLTLQQPLLLPEHGYCSQALQGVPPGLTEFMETVCKKGVCSVTPQPLASGDWTVHFGALSCEMSDLEPRREPQVEPRREPQVEPRREPQVEPRREPQVEPRREPQVETVALDKPQNSGLGLSIVAAKGADQTELGIYIKSIVKGGPAEKSGRLSCGDQLLRVDGQSLMGLSQDRAAEVLLQTGALVTLHVEKLAAERHGLEELLTVKHQEKRTSKNYSETSENYTRIIKTQQVSLTL; encoded by the exons atgccaGAGGAGAACGTAAAAGGTGAGGAGCTGTTTAAAGTGATTCAAGAATGGAACAACAACAACCTGGACCTGTTTGAGATCAGCCCTCCTGACCAG AACATGGAGTTCCACGGCGTGATGCGGTTCTACCTGGAGGACGCTTCTGGGGAGAACGTCGCCACCAAATGCCTGAGAGTCTCGAGCGTTTGGACCACGGAGAAGCTCCTCCTTCTACTGTCCCAGAAGATCAGCCCTGACGTCACGAGGCTCTCTGACGCCCTCTGCCTGTGGGAGGTGCAGGCGGGAAaag agcggaaactggagccagaggagcgTCCCCTGGTGGTGCAACTGAACTGGAACAAGAGCAACAGGGACGGACGATTCGTGCTGAAGACAgacgaggacagagaggagagg AACGCGGCAGAAACGAACGTGATCCAGAACCTCAGGAAGAGcttcaaaaaacacaacagcaaacTTCAGAATCG ACCCTCCATCTTTGCCCATCGCAGTGAAACTCAGAGACAACA ccccaccctggagccccACCCTGGAGTCCCACCCTggagccccaccctggagccaggcctggggttgaGGCTTGAatgcgagcgcctggtggccgggcctttgcccacggggcccggctggGCTCAGCCCGAAAGGAAAGACGTGGGTCTCCTGTGGGCTCACCCTCCTGTGGGATCATCACCCGCAAAGGGTCTCATAGGGGGCAGCTGCGAGGAGGACTGGGCAGCGGTCGAAGACGG gctgaaggagtcctatcaggcCCTgctggctcgtgggactcctgaagcagcCGACAGGTACCatcaggccaagcgtgccgcagcccatgcagtcacagaggcaaaagcTTGGGGCTGGGAGGAGTTcgaggaggccatggagaaggact tggagGACTCGTTTCTGAGCGCTGTTATAAACCACATAAACAGCTCCACTCTACACTTTAAACTGTCCCCGGCCTTCGTCCTCTACGCAGCCGCccgctccctcctctgtccacaCACAGGCTCAGGggccaggggtcagaggtcaagggtCACCGCACTCACAGACAAGATGGTGGACCACATGAGGAGGGTCatacag AGGAGTCCGACCTCGGGTTGGACTCTGTGCTTCTGGATGTCAAACCTCTGTGAGCTGCTCCACTTCCTGAAACGAGACTCtgagctgcagccaatcacagagcagagccagacggGGATGTCCCGCCTCCTGCACCACACCTTCAG GTCTCTGGTTGAGTTTCTGCAGAAGCAGCTGGTGGAGCTCTTACCCATGTTCCTCCTGGAGCCTCAGACTCACGGAGCTCTGCCCAAAGGAATCG aGTCAATCGTGACCACCCTGATGACGTCCATGTCTCTCTTTCGTCGTTGTAAGCTCCACGCCGCTCTGTCCATCCAGCTCTTCTCTCATTTGTTTCACTTCATCAGCTTGTGGCTCTTCCGGCGGCTGCTCGCCCCTCGGCCGGAGCCCGCGGCGCTGCGCTCTCACCAGTGGGGGGCGACACTGAGGCACAGGTTGGCTCCGATAGAGGCGTGGGCGGAGAGGCAGGGGCTGGAGCTGGCTGCAGACTGTTATCTGGGCCTCATCATACAG GCAACGGTGctgttgacctctgacccctgtgtgGAGGTGAGACCCGTTCACATCCAGGCTCTACTGCAGGAATACAACTACAGACCCCACGAGAGGGACAGC GACTGGGTtgctggtctggtctctgtggATCGTCTGGATGTTCCTCTAGAGGAGAGTCTGACCCTACAACAGCCCCTCCTGCTGCCTGAACATGGGTACTGCAGCCAGGCGCTCCAAGGGGTTCCACCAGGACTCACCGAGTTTATGGAGACAGTCTGCAAGAAAG gtgtgtgctCCGTGACCCCTCAGCCTCTGGCCTCAGGAGACTGGACAGTCCATTTCGGTGCCCTCTCCTGTGAGATGTCGGACCTG gAGCCTCGCAGAGAGCCACAGGTGGAGCCTCGCAGAGAGCCACAGGTGGAGCCTCGCAGAGAGCCACAGGTGGAGCCTCGCAGAGAGCCACAGGTGGAGCCTCGCAGAGAGCCACAGGTGGAGACTGTGGCTCTGGACAAGCCTCAGAACAGTGGTCTGGGCCTCAGCATCGTCGCGGCTAAG GGAGCAGATCAGACTGAGCTGGGCATTTACATCAAGTCCATCGTGAAAGGAGGTCCTGCAGAAAAG AGCGGGCGTCTGTCCTGTGGAGACCAGCTCCTCAGAGTGGATGGTCAGAGTCTTATGGGCCTGAGCcaggacag AGCGGCCGAGGTGCTGCTGCAGACCGGTGCTCTGGTCACTTTACACGTTGAGAAACTCGCTGCAGAACGCCACGGTTTAGAGGAACTCCTGACAGTCAAACACCAGGAAAAAAGAACGAGCAAGAACTATTCAGAAACAAGTGAGAACTATACGAGAATCATTAAGACACAGCAGGTCagtctgaccctctga